One window from the genome of Gimesia aquarii encodes:
- a CDS encoding CheR family methyltransferase codes for MSPEDYKYITNFLLETTGLSLGENKEYLLEARLIPLAQSHGMNGIEDLVLSLRSRLDKTLEKDVMEAMTTNESSFFRDRRPFDELKNEILPNLIAERRATQKLRIWSSACSNGQESYSIVMTLREHFPELADWNIQIVGTDLCSKALDRAETGVYSQFEVQRGLPVQLLMKYFEQNEQGWKIKADPGISMQWKHLNLLEDFQHLGMFDIVFCRNVLIYFEPDVKKDILDRISNQMNSSGTLLLGAAETVLGISDRYAKMSECQSAIYSLAGRTVTN; via the coding sequence GTGTCTCCCGAAGATTATAAATATATTACAAATTTTTTATTGGAAACAACAGGACTTTCTCTTGGTGAGAATAAAGAGTACTTGTTGGAAGCACGCCTGATTCCTCTGGCACAATCCCATGGAATGAACGGCATTGAAGATCTTGTACTCAGTTTGAGAAGTCGGTTAGACAAAACTCTGGAAAAAGACGTGATGGAAGCGATGACAACGAACGAGTCATCTTTCTTTCGTGATAGACGTCCTTTTGATGAACTCAAAAACGAGATATTGCCAAATCTAATCGCTGAGCGAAGAGCGACACAGAAATTAAGAATCTGGAGTTCTGCTTGTTCTAATGGTCAGGAATCATACAGCATAGTTATGACCTTGCGGGAGCACTTTCCGGAACTAGCTGATTGGAATATTCAAATCGTGGGAACAGATTTGTGTTCAAAAGCGTTGGATCGAGCCGAAACGGGAGTGTATTCCCAATTCGAAGTTCAGCGGGGTTTACCAGTTCAGCTTTTGATGAAATATTTTGAACAAAATGAACAAGGCTGGAAGATCAAAGCAGATCCTGGGATTAGTATGCAATGGAAGCATTTAAATCTCCTGGAAGATTTCCAGCATTTGGGAATGTTTGACATTGTATTTTGCCGAAACGTTTTAATCTATTTTGAGCCTGATGTGAAGAAGGATATATTAGATCGCATTAGTAACCAGATGAATTCTTCAGGTACTTTGTTACTAGGAGCCGCAGAAACCGTATTAGGAATTTCGGATAGGTATGCCAAGATGTCTGAGTGCCAGTCGGCGATCTATTCATTGGCAGGACGGACTGTGACAAACTAA
- a CDS encoding ribosomal protein L7/L12 codes for MEDSSHDQSNSEEMSNHSEVVERIVQSLREGKKIEAIKVYRESTGAGLKESKEAIEELILKYNITMKSGCASMLLFVLTATALIFISLV; via the coding sequence ATGGAAGATTCAAGTCACGACCAGTCCAATTCAGAAGAAATGAGCAATCATTCTGAAGTCGTTGAGCGGATTGTACAGTCGCTCAGGGAAGGAAAGAAAATTGAGGCGATCAAAGTCTATCGGGAGTCTACCGGCGCTGGTTTGAAGGAGTCCAAAGAGGCTATCGAAGAATTGATTTTGAAATATAACATCACGATGAAGTCCGGTTGTGCCTCGATGCTCTTATTTGTTCTTACCGCTACAGCACTGATTTTCATTTCTTTAGTGTGA
- a CDS encoding putative sugar nucleotidyl transferase, producing the protein MRLAIFEDNSALQFSPISLMRPVFELLCGQYTSRERLLKSTQVDEWGVLIRPALVEVYREQFPDAQINDAIWLSEGSTLLINGRWLPTNEEINQLSHVSSETVGIMGESVAYLLLEPEESALLTTTAWDDAIKKIASTRKKVEVTGVELNYPWDLVNQNHRQIQADYSLNLSTDQYHGDAKNLTIVGQPDLVRLSSSAEIDPFVVLDTRTGPIVIDHDAKIQAFTRIEGPAFIGEGTQLFRANIKAGTTAGPHCRLGGEIEQTIVHGYVNKYHDGFLGHSYICPWVNLGAQTSNSDLKNDYSEVKVPLAGIPVETNAVKVGCYIGDHAKTGLNSLFNTGTSVGVMSMVLPVGELLPKHIPSFSRFWFGRIDSQIDILMLFELADHTMKRRGLALSAAQRKLLASLLEETIEEREQAIEWWDQKRSSRPALNR; encoded by the coding sequence ATGCGGCTTGCCATATTTGAGGATAATTCCGCTCTCCAATTCTCTCCGATTTCTTTAATGAGACCGGTGTTTGAATTGTTGTGTGGACAGTACACTTCTCGAGAGCGATTATTAAAATCGACTCAGGTCGACGAGTGGGGTGTCTTAATTCGTCCTGCTCTCGTTGAAGTCTACAGAGAGCAGTTTCCTGATGCCCAAATCAATGATGCGATTTGGTTAAGTGAAGGTTCAACCCTGTTGATTAATGGTCGTTGGCTTCCCACAAACGAGGAAATCAACCAGCTTTCTCACGTTTCTTCTGAGACTGTTGGGATAATGGGAGAATCTGTTGCGTATTTACTATTGGAACCAGAAGAGTCTGCTCTGCTGACAACGACTGCCTGGGACGATGCCATCAAAAAGATCGCATCAACAAGAAAGAAGGTTGAGGTAACGGGGGTAGAACTTAATTATCCTTGGGATCTAGTGAACCAAAATCATCGCCAGATACAAGCCGATTATTCATTGAACTTATCAACTGACCAATATCATGGGGATGCGAAGAATTTAACCATTGTGGGGCAACCTGACTTAGTGAGGTTGTCTTCGTCTGCAGAGATTGATCCTTTCGTAGTTCTTGACACACGTACGGGACCAATTGTGATTGATCACGATGCCAAAATTCAGGCATTTACCCGTATTGAAGGACCTGCTTTTATAGGGGAAGGAACTCAACTCTTTCGGGCAAATATCAAAGCAGGAACAACAGCCGGTCCGCACTGTCGACTTGGCGGAGAAATTGAACAGACAATCGTGCATGGATACGTAAACAAATACCATGATGGCTTTTTAGGGCATTCATATATTTGTCCTTGGGTCAATTTGGGAGCACAAACCAGTAATAGTGATCTCAAAAACGATTACTCGGAAGTCAAGGTGCCTTTAGCAGGCATTCCTGTAGAAACAAATGCGGTTAAGGTAGGCTGTTATATTGGTGATCATGCTAAGACAGGATTGAACAGCTTGTTTAATACAGGGACGTCAGTTGGTGTGATGTCGATGGTGCTCCCTGTTGGAGAATTACTACCTAAACATATTCCTTCGTTTTCGCGATTTTGGTTTGGGCGAATCGATAGTCAAATTGACATTTTGATGCTCTTCGAACTCGCAGACCACACAATGAAACGGAGAGGATTAGCTCTGAGTGCTGCTCAGCGAAAACTTTTGGCTTCTCTTCTCGAGGAAACAATAGAGGAACGTGAGCAGGCAATAGAGTGGTGGGATCAGAAACGCTCTTCACGCCCTGCCCTCAACCGTTGA